In Pajaroellobacter abortibovis, the following are encoded in one genomic region:
- the dapE gene encoding succinyl-diaminopimelate desuccinylase, translated as MTPEQREHLHQTLLWLCSIPSPIGEEERLCEAVHHRLQQLPLPEPIRRIANSLVVPLVRHGKQEGQQAPFHIALVGHLDTVRAENGPARLEGDRCFGSGSSDMKSGLAVMMTLAERIALSMFVYDITLFFYAREEGPYAENELGLVLEQITDFPPIDLAVCMEPSDNRIHLGCMGSLHARLEVEGRSAHSARPWEGENAILKTLPLLEDLARVAPKECVVDGLTYRTVTSVTQIADGGRGRNVIPDRLTLNINHRFPPGVSLEKAEREVVSLVAGRARISWIDKSPSAMPYAAHPLVQALTKLGVRGIEPKQAWTDVARFAAKGIAAINFGPGENAQAHQKNESTSLVLLEENFVLMRRWLTAP; from the coding sequence ATGACCCCCGAACAGAGAGAACATCTTCATCAAACCCTTTTGTGGCTTTGTTCTATTCCTTCTCCTATTGGGGAGGAGGAGCGTCTATGTGAGGCTGTACATCATCGCCTCCAACAACTTCCGCTTCCCGAACCGATTCGCCGAATAGCCAACTCGTTAGTGGTTCCTCTGGTGAGGCATGGAAAACAAGAGGGGCAGCAAGCCCCTTTTCATATCGCTTTGGTAGGTCATTTAGATACCGTTCGAGCAGAGAATGGCCCTGCCCGCCTTGAGGGGGATCGATGTTTTGGATCAGGCTCCAGTGATATGAAAAGCGGTCTTGCAGTAATGATGACACTTGCAGAACGAATTGCTCTTTCAATGTTTGTGTACGACATTACACTTTTCTTTTATGCCCGTGAAGAAGGGCCTTATGCCGAGAATGAATTGGGCCTTGTACTCGAGCAGATCACAGATTTTCCCCCCATCGATCTCGCAGTTTGTATGGAGCCTTCAGATAACCGGATTCATCTAGGCTGCATGGGTTCTCTTCACGCGAGGTTGGAAGTTGAAGGGCGAAGTGCCCACAGCGCCCGCCCTTGGGAGGGGGAAAATGCTATTCTGAAAACGCTCCCGTTGCTTGAGGATCTAGCGCGTGTAGCACCCAAAGAATGCGTGGTGGATGGACTTACCTATCGGACAGTGACAAGCGTCACGCAAATTGCGGATGGTGGGCGAGGGCGGAACGTTATCCCCGATCGCCTTACTCTCAACATAAACCATCGTTTTCCTCCTGGAGTGAGTCTTGAGAAAGCAGAGCGTGAAGTCGTCAGTCTAGTGGCGGGAAGAGCTCGCATCAGCTGGATAGACAAGAGTCCATCAGCAATGCCTTACGCTGCTCATCCTCTTGTGCAAGCCCTTACAAAGTTGGGTGTACGTGGGATAGAACCAAAACAAGCATGGACAGATGTGGCTCGATTTGCAGCGAAAGGCATAGCGGCCATCAACTTCGGTCCTGGTGAAAATGCCCAAGCTCACCAAAAAAATGAATCAACTTCTTTAGTTCTCCTCGAAGAAAACTTTGTGTTGATGAGAAGGTGGCTTACAGCTCCATGA
- a CDS encoding 2,3,4,5-tetrahydropyridine-2,6-dicarboxylate N-succinyltransferase, translating into MDTIAQSEKIQPLIQAVYDDRSLLSDPAYVSAIEQAIALVDLGELRVASPPLYPVGQDNKQRTPWTLRPWVKQAILLYFAIRQMAHIELGPFEYFDKIPLKSGLQQLGVRLVPPGVVRYGAFVEPGAVLMPSYVNIGAWVGAGTMVDTWATVGSCAQVGRECHLSGGVGIGGVLEPVQAEPVIIEDGVFLGSRCVVVEGVHVGREAIIGAGVILTASTLIMDVRESTSFSYRKYIPPRSVVIPGIREKSFPGGTFGVPCALIIGQRNEATDRKVSLNAALREFSVPV; encoded by the coding sequence ATGGATACGATTGCACAATCAGAAAAGATTCAACCGCTTATCCAAGCGGTTTATGATGATCGTTCTCTTCTTTCCGATCCTGCTTATGTCTCGGCCATCGAGCAAGCGATAGCTCTTGTCGATCTGGGGGAACTGCGGGTAGCTTCTCCCCCTCTCTATCCAGTTGGACAGGATAACAAGCAAAGAACACCGTGGACTCTCCGTCCTTGGGTGAAGCAGGCGATTCTTCTTTATTTTGCAATTCGTCAAATGGCTCATATCGAATTGGGTCCGTTTGAATATTTTGATAAAATCCCCTTAAAAAGTGGCTTACAACAATTAGGTGTGCGGCTTGTCCCTCCTGGTGTTGTGCGGTACGGTGCCTTTGTGGAGCCAGGTGCTGTTTTGATGCCCAGCTATGTCAATATCGGAGCTTGGGTGGGGGCTGGTACAATGGTTGATACGTGGGCTACAGTTGGCTCTTGCGCTCAAGTTGGGCGAGAATGCCATCTATCCGGTGGGGTAGGAATTGGAGGGGTATTGGAACCTGTCCAAGCTGAACCTGTGATTATCGAAGATGGGGTATTTCTCGGTTCTCGGTGTGTAGTCGTGGAGGGGGTTCATGTGGGTCGCGAGGCGATCATCGGTGCGGGGGTGATTCTTACAGCTTCTACGCTGATTATGGATGTTCGAGAATCCACATCTTTCTCTTATCGAAAATATATTCCGCCGCGCAGTGTGGTGATTCCTGGGATACGTGAGAAATCATTCCCAGGGGGTACATTTGGTGTTCCATGTGCTTTGATTATCGGTCAAAGGAATGAAGCGACGGATCGCAAAGTGAGCCTCAATGCGGCCTTGCGTGAGTTCTCTGTTCCTGTTTAA
- the ndk gene encoding nucleoside-diphosphate kinase: MSIQRTLCIIKPDAVCCRKTGAILARIEEAQFSILGLRKVYLSRRMAERFYHIHRARPFFGELVDFMTRSPVVVAVLEKENAVVDYRNLMGATDPAKAEEGTLRKLFGTDIGENAVHGSDSPENADQEIRFFFAESDLYSSK, translated from the coding sequence ATGTCGATTCAAAGAACCCTTTGTATTATTAAACCAGATGCAGTTTGTTGTCGAAAAACAGGCGCTATTTTAGCTCGTATTGAGGAAGCGCAATTTTCGATTCTTGGTCTTCGTAAAGTGTATTTGTCCAGGCGGATGGCGGAGCGATTTTACCATATCCACCGCGCTCGCCCTTTTTTTGGAGAGCTGGTTGATTTCATGACACGCTCCCCTGTGGTTGTTGCGGTGCTCGAAAAAGAGAATGCAGTGGTTGACTACCGAAACTTGATGGGAGCTACCGATCCGGCCAAAGCGGAAGAGGGGACCTTGCGCAAGTTATTTGGGACTGACATTGGGGAGAATGCAGTCCATGGGTCGGATTCTCCTGAAAATGCAGATCAAGAAATCCGTTTCTTCTTTGCTGAGTCTGATCTCTATTCATCGAAATAG
- the sucD gene encoding succinate--CoA ligase subunit alpha, whose protein sequence is MSILVGKETRVLVQGITGSAGSFHASQMMEYGTQVVAGCTPGRGGEIFLAAGRSIPVFDTVAEGVKQTGANATVIFVPPLGAADAILEAFDARVELVVCITEGIPVMDMVRVRGALELLKDQIRLIGPNCPGVITPAACKIGIMPGHIHKPGRIGVVSRSGTLTYEAVHQLTSLGVGQSTCIGIGGDPVGGMNFVDVLQLFQNDPGTDGVILIGEIGGGAEEKAAEFIGTHMNKPVAAFIAGATAPSGKRMGHAGAIIAGGRGTAEEKVRALQSAGVSVASSPSEMASTLMARMKA, encoded by the coding sequence ATGAGTATTCTCGTGGGAAAAGAAACGCGCGTTCTAGTGCAAGGAATTACGGGTTCAGCTGGATCCTTCCACGCCTCTCAGATGATGGAATACGGCACTCAGGTGGTTGCTGGTTGCACTCCGGGGCGAGGTGGAGAGATATTTTTGGCAGCAGGCCGTTCTATTCCTGTGTTTGATACTGTCGCTGAAGGAGTGAAGCAGACAGGTGCAAATGCGACTGTGATTTTCGTTCCTCCACTGGGTGCAGCCGATGCAATCCTGGAAGCTTTCGATGCTCGGGTAGAGTTGGTGGTGTGCATTACAGAAGGGATTCCAGTCATGGATATGGTTCGAGTCCGCGGGGCGCTTGAACTTCTTAAAGATCAGATTCGCCTGATTGGTCCTAATTGTCCTGGCGTGATCACCCCTGCTGCATGCAAGATTGGGATTATGCCAGGTCATATCCACAAGCCCGGTCGGATAGGTGTCGTGTCGCGTTCTGGAACCCTTACTTACGAAGCTGTACATCAATTGACCTCGTTGGGTGTAGGACAATCCACCTGCATTGGAATCGGTGGGGATCCTGTAGGAGGGATGAATTTCGTCGATGTTCTTCAGCTCTTCCAAAATGATCCAGGTACTGATGGTGTGATTCTTATCGGTGAAATTGGAGGTGGAGCCGAAGAAAAAGCAGCCGAATTTATCGGGACCCATATGAATAAACCGGTTGCTGCATTTATTGCTGGAGCAACAGCCCCCTCAGGTAAGCGGATGGGGCACGCAGGTGCTATCATTGCTGGAGGGAGAGGGACAGCGGAGGAAAAAGTGAGAGCATTGCAATCTGCAGGGGTTAGTGTGGCTTCCTCCCCGAGTGAGATGGCTTCCACCTTAATGGCGAGGATGAAGGCGTAA
- the sucC gene encoding ADP-forming succinate--CoA ligase subunit beta yields the protein MKIHEYQAKQVFARYQIPIPEGHVVFSPEEAERFALALQSAKEAEHGIVVKAQIHAGGRGKGGGVKVIRGGSHEVKECAAKMLGMQLITHQTGPSGQMVRRLYIEQGLQIERELYLGIVLDRDSHCIALIVSAEGGVEIEKMAEETPDKIQVLHINPLVGFCTYQARQLAFSLKLNQHGKQTVGQFIHLVTQLFQLMVKEDCVLVEINPLVVTRAGSIVALDAKVNTDDNAECRHPEWKEWRDIHEEDPLELEAKNVGLNYVSLNGNVGCLVNGAGLAMATMDIIKYVGASKGVSPANFLDVGGGANQGQVAAAFKMILASPEVKAIFVNIFGGIMKCDVIARGIVAAAQEVGVKVPLVVRLEGTNVELGRQVLAESGFSVLPATTMADGAEKIVKAVCGEVR from the coding sequence TTGAAAATTCATGAATATCAGGCCAAGCAAGTCTTTGCACGCTACCAAATTCCTATTCCAGAAGGGCATGTTGTCTTTTCCCCTGAAGAGGCAGAGCGGTTTGCGCTCGCGCTTCAATCCGCCAAAGAAGCAGAGCATGGGATTGTTGTAAAGGCTCAGATCCATGCAGGAGGTCGTGGGAAGGGGGGTGGCGTTAAGGTGATTCGAGGGGGGTCGCATGAAGTCAAAGAATGTGCGGCAAAAATGCTAGGAATGCAGTTGATTACGCATCAGACGGGGCCATCTGGGCAGATGGTGCGCAGGCTTTATATTGAGCAAGGCTTACAGATTGAGCGTGAGCTTTATTTGGGGATCGTGCTCGATCGAGATTCTCACTGCATCGCTTTGATAGTCTCCGCAGAAGGAGGGGTGGAGATCGAAAAAATGGCGGAGGAAACGCCAGATAAAATTCAGGTGCTGCATATCAATCCGTTGGTTGGGTTCTGTACTTATCAGGCGCGTCAGCTCGCTTTCAGCCTCAAGCTTAACCAACATGGTAAGCAGACCGTCGGTCAATTTATCCATTTGGTTACGCAACTCTTTCAGCTCATGGTCAAGGAAGATTGTGTGCTGGTGGAAATCAATCCCCTTGTGGTCACGCGAGCGGGTTCGATTGTCGCTTTGGATGCTAAGGTTAACACAGACGACAATGCGGAATGTCGCCACCCTGAGTGGAAAGAATGGCGCGACATTCATGAAGAAGATCCTCTTGAGCTCGAAGCAAAGAATGTAGGACTCAATTATGTATCTCTCAATGGGAACGTGGGATGTCTTGTCAATGGAGCTGGCCTCGCTATGGCGACGATGGACATCATCAAATATGTGGGTGCAAGCAAAGGTGTCTCTCCTGCTAACTTTCTCGATGTAGGCGGGGGTGCTAACCAAGGGCAAGTTGCTGCTGCTTTCAAAATGATCCTTGCTTCTCCGGAAGTGAAAGCCATTTTTGTCAACATTTTTGGTGGCATCATGAAATGTGATGTGATTGCGAGAGGCATTGTGGCTGCCGCTCAGGAAGTGGGTGTTAAGGTGCCCCTTGTTGTTCGTCTGGAAGGGACGAATGTGGAATTGGGAAGACAAGTTTTAGCTGAGAGTGGTTTTTCTGTTCTCCCCGCTACGACGATGGCGGATGGTGCTGAGAAGATAGTCAAGGCTGTTTGTGGAGAAGTACGATGA
- the mdh gene encoding malate dehydrogenase has translation MSGRKKIGIVGGGNIGGELARLFASRGMGDVWLLDIPAREKMVQGKALDLEQNAALLGDDVFVRGTSDWAEFKGADILIVTAGIPRKPGQSRDDLVLVNLPIIREIAQQARQHCPHAFTIVLSNPLDAMVYEYKRVTGFHRSQTLGMAGVLDSARFQLFLAREANVSVKDIRALVLGGHGDDMVPVVSACTIQGIPVTRFIPEERLSSIIERTRKGGGEIVGLMGTSAYYAPASAAFTMAASYLLDQKRVLCCAAYLEGEYGYRDLFMGVPVVIGKKGVEQIVTIPLTPQEEAMLAKSAKSVQSVLQVVQQSHS, from the coding sequence ATGTCAGGCCGAAAAAAAATAGGAATTGTTGGAGGGGGAAATATCGGAGGGGAATTGGCCCGTCTTTTTGCGAGCAGAGGGATGGGGGACGTTTGGTTGCTTGACATACCTGCTCGGGAGAAAATGGTTCAAGGGAAGGCCCTTGACCTTGAACAAAATGCTGCTTTGTTGGGGGATGATGTGTTTGTCCGAGGCACTTCCGATTGGGCTGAATTCAAAGGGGCAGATATCCTGATTGTGACTGCGGGGATACCCCGTAAGCCTGGTCAATCCCGTGATGACTTGGTGCTCGTCAACCTTCCGATCATTCGTGAGATTGCACAGCAGGCAAGGCAACATTGCCCCCATGCTTTCACAATCGTTCTGTCGAACCCTTTGGATGCTATGGTGTACGAATACAAGCGCGTCACTGGATTCCATCGCAGCCAAACTTTGGGGATGGCGGGTGTTTTGGATTCAGCTAGATTTCAATTGTTTCTGGCCCGTGAAGCGAATGTCAGCGTGAAAGATATCCGTGCTCTCGTGTTGGGTGGTCATGGAGATGATATGGTGCCTGTCGTCTCCGCGTGTACGATTCAAGGAATTCCTGTTACTCGCTTTATTCCTGAGGAGCGCCTCTCTTCGATCATTGAGCGTACACGAAAAGGGGGTGGTGAGATCGTCGGGCTGATGGGGACAAGTGCGTACTATGCGCCTGCTTCTGCAGCATTTACAATGGCAGCATCTTATTTACTCGATCAAAAAAGAGTGCTCTGTTGCGCGGCCTATCTTGAAGGAGAATACGGTTATCGAGATCTATTCATGGGGGTCCCTGTCGTGATTGGCAAGAAAGGTGTTGAGCAGATCGTCACGATTCCTTTGACCCCTCAGGAAGAGGCGATGCTTGCGAAGAGCGCAAAGAGTGTACAATCGGTACTTCAGGTTGTTCAGCAATCCCATTCGTGA
- a CDS encoding YebC/PmpR family DNA-binding transcriptional regulator, with the protein MSGHSKWATIRHKKGANDAKRGKLFTKIIREITMAARLKGGDLNGNPRLRRAISNAKDQQMPADTIQRAIKRGTGEIEGAVYEEVFYEGTGPSGTLFLVEGTTDNRNRTVAEIRKIFEKHHGSLGGVGTAVWAFERKGTIALEKGTIPENHLMDLVVQANGDDYEDGGSEWHILTRPDWLNKVVEALEDMRIAVKNSSVAYFPKNRKLLKERDAELAIALIELLEDHDDVQHVFSDFDIDDEEVHRMTS; encoded by the coding sequence ATGAGCGGCCATTCCAAATGGGCCACAATCAGACACAAGAAGGGCGCTAACGACGCAAAGCGAGGCAAGCTCTTCACCAAAATAATCCGAGAGATAACGATGGCAGCACGCCTGAAAGGTGGGGATCTGAACGGTAATCCCAGGCTGAGAAGAGCCATCTCGAATGCAAAAGATCAACAGATGCCAGCAGATACCATTCAACGCGCCATCAAACGTGGTACGGGAGAAATCGAAGGCGCCGTATATGAAGAGGTTTTTTATGAAGGCACAGGACCTTCAGGTACACTTTTTTTAGTAGAAGGGACGACTGATAACCGAAATCGAACAGTCGCTGAAATACGCAAAATTTTTGAGAAACATCACGGATCGTTAGGAGGAGTTGGCACAGCAGTATGGGCGTTTGAACGGAAAGGGACCATCGCCCTTGAAAAAGGAACGATTCCAGAAAACCATCTGATGGATTTGGTAGTCCAAGCTAATGGAGATGATTACGAGGATGGTGGCAGTGAATGGCACATTCTAACGCGACCGGATTGGTTGAATAAAGTGGTGGAAGCATTAGAAGATATGCGGATTGCTGTCAAAAACTCATCTGTGGCCTATTTCCCTAAGAATCGCAAGCTCCTTAAAGAACGTGACGCTGAGCTCGCGATTGCCCTCATTGAATTGCTCGAAGATCACGATGATGTACAGCATGTTTTTTCTGATTTCGACATCGACGACGAAGAAGTCCATCGGATGACTTCATAA
- the ruvC gene encoding crossover junction endodeoxyribonuclease RuvC produces MVVLGLDPGSRYFGWGVVARKGTHLLHQAHGVIRTPKEGDFAERLVHIESALSAVIKRYQPSCASVESIFFSKNAQSAAKLGHARGVGLLVCARASIPIAEYPPAFVKRTITTKGDAEKEQVAHMIKAFLGLSEAPAFDASDALAVAITHLQNTLFNLQPEPDLQNMFSTHSNAAIEKKSTRARWPQRS; encoded by the coding sequence GTGGTAGTTCTCGGCTTAGATCCTGGTTCTCGCTATTTCGGATGGGGGGTTGTTGCCCGAAAGGGGACACACCTTCTGCATCAAGCCCATGGAGTCATTCGCACACCAAAAGAAGGGGATTTTGCTGAGCGATTGGTCCACATTGAAAGTGCTTTATCCGCTGTGATTAAGCGCTATCAGCCCTCTTGCGCAAGCGTAGAAAGTATCTTTTTCTCAAAAAACGCCCAATCAGCCGCCAAGCTCGGTCACGCACGAGGAGTCGGTCTACTCGTCTGCGCCCGTGCAAGCATCCCTATCGCAGAATATCCCCCCGCTTTTGTGAAGCGAACGATCACCACCAAGGGAGATGCGGAAAAGGAGCAAGTTGCCCATATGATTAAAGCGTTTCTAGGTCTTTCAGAGGCACCTGCTTTCGACGCTTCCGATGCATTAGCAGTAGCGATTACCCACCTTCAAAACACGTTGTTCAACCTCCAACCCGAACCCGATTTGCAGAATATGTTCTCTACACATTCAAATGCTGCCATCGAAAAAAAATCAACCCGAGCCCGATGGCCTCAGAGGAGCTAG
- a CDS encoding outer membrane lipoprotein carrier protein LolA yields the protein MSSFSSRFTQKSTTKVYPKTKVASGEVFFMKPGNMRWIYHKPNRREILSNGKKLFIYEADDKKITEYPPLDPSYTMVLSFLTGEGKLANSMRFEFQEGESHRFPGGIILIGTPQKSTAAYQQIFFFIDRKTSQIRRVAIHDVQGNTNSFDFENPTINPPLNPKHFELPATATHPSNSKQQKPLPNNPKSKKSHMSPHRHALSNLGGDIKRGCQAHFSPCRSAP from the coding sequence ATATCGTCTTTCTCGAGTAGATTCACCCAAAAAAGCACCACTAAAGTTTACCCCAAAACCAAGGTAGCTTCTGGAGAAGTTTTCTTTATGAAGCCTGGAAACATGAGATGGATTTACCATAAGCCCAATCGTCGAGAAATTCTTTCCAATGGGAAAAAGCTATTTATCTATGAAGCTGATGACAAGAAAATCACGGAATACCCCCCTTTAGATCCTTCCTATACAATGGTGCTTTCTTTTCTCACGGGAGAAGGGAAACTGGCAAACTCGATGCGTTTCGAATTTCAAGAAGGGGAAAGCCATCGTTTTCCAGGAGGTATCATCCTGATCGGAACTCCCCAAAAGAGCACAGCTGCTTATCAGCAAATTTTCTTCTTCATCGATCGGAAAACATCTCAGATCCGACGTGTCGCTATTCATGATGTTCAAGGAAACACCAACAGTTTTGACTTTGAGAACCCGACCATCAATCCACCCCTCAATCCAAAACATTTTGAATTGCCTGCTACAGCAACCCATCCTTCCAACAGCAAACAACAAAAGCCACTTCCTAACAATCCCAAGAGTAAAAAAAGTCACATGTCTCCCCATCGACACGCTCTATCCAATCTGGGAGGGGATATCAAAAGGGGATGCCAAGCACACTTCTCCCCTTGTAGAAGTGCTCCATAA
- a CDS encoding 2Fe-2S iron-sulfur cluster-binding protein: protein MPHVTIVASDVLPLAIEAPEGGRLMDLCDEHRASVPFSCRAASCGICRVSVLEGFDQLLPPSKQEQDLLDIFDALPNHRLACCIEIMPGNNAVCIQPIVEEIKL, encoded by the coding sequence ATGCCGCATGTTACAATTGTTGCTTCCGATGTCCTTCCTCTAGCAATAGAAGCCCCTGAGGGAGGGAGATTGATGGATCTCTGTGATGAGCATAGGGCAAGTGTTCCTTTTTCTTGTAGAGCGGCCAGCTGCGGGATCTGCCGCGTTAGCGTTCTAGAAGGGTTCGATCAATTGCTCCCTCCTTCTAAACAAGAGCAAGATCTACTCGATATTTTTGATGCTCTTCCCAACCATCGGCTCGCATGTTGCATTGAGATCATGCCAGGCAATAATGCTGTTTGTATCCAACCCATTGTCGAAGAAATCAAGCTATAA
- a CDS encoding phosphatase PAP2 family protein — protein MSHPYLDPSPSLPSVTARTLTTSPSSLTPPLSLSGWILRFLYNMAFQDWLITCYLSILLIASILGTGSHRAVSIRHAALDLVSLWLGLIFIRGLSGQKGRSHALIYRLLIFGVVFLSYFQLRDILPTVTSHAADGDIFALDMKLFHMEPTLLWDRFITPSTTEWFAFFYFSHFLLLATHILPFVFVSNRTSLLTHFSLGVCLVFCIGHVLYLVVPGYGPYRYLADYFTHPLEGGLFWKLVQSAVSTGGAQKDIFPSVHTAAPLFFTLFSFQYRHLHPFKYTWLIVAFFTTQIIIATMFLRWHYLIDILAGILLATISNALAKWISQWEEKRRKHLGLQSVFIPLHGLPLPLHQPSLSATHE, from the coding sequence ATGTCCCATCCCTATCTTGATCCCTCTCCCTCGCTTCCCTCTGTGACAGCACGGACTCTCACAACCTCACCTTCGTCTCTCACACCTCCTCTTTCTTTATCAGGTTGGATACTTCGATTTCTGTACAACATGGCCTTCCAAGACTGGTTGATCACCTGCTACTTGTCCATTCTTCTCATCGCATCCATTCTTGGAACAGGCTCACATCGCGCAGTTAGTATACGGCACGCTGCTCTCGATCTAGTGTCTCTCTGGTTAGGGCTCATTTTTATTCGAGGCTTATCGGGTCAAAAAGGGCGTAGCCATGCGTTGATCTACCGACTACTTATTTTCGGGGTCGTGTTCCTCTCTTACTTTCAATTGAGAGACATTCTTCCCACTGTTACTTCTCACGCTGCAGATGGAGACATCTTTGCACTCGATATGAAACTATTCCACATGGAACCCACCCTTCTATGGGATCGCTTCATTACCCCTTCAACGACAGAATGGTTTGCTTTCTTTTATTTTAGTCACTTTCTCCTTTTGGCCACGCACATCTTGCCCTTTGTCTTTGTATCGAATCGGACTTCTCTGCTGACCCATTTTTCACTCGGGGTGTGCCTCGTCTTTTGCATAGGCCACGTACTCTATTTGGTCGTTCCCGGATATGGTCCTTATCGCTACTTGGCTGATTATTTTACACACCCGTTAGAAGGAGGGCTATTCTGGAAACTGGTTCAATCGGCTGTCAGTACAGGGGGAGCTCAGAAAGATATTTTTCCAAGCGTACATACAGCTGCCCCTCTGTTCTTCACTCTTTTTTCTTTTCAATACCGACACCTTCATCCTTTTAAATACACATGGTTGATCGTTGCCTTTTTTACGACCCAGATCATCATCGCCACGATGTTTCTCCGATGGCATTATTTAATTGATATTCTTGCAGGAATTCTACTGGCTACCATCTCCAACGCCCTTGCTAAGTGGATATCGCAATGGGAAGAAAAGCGACGCAAACACCTTGGCCTGCAAAGCGTGTTCATCCCTTTGCACGGCCTCCCTCTCCCTCTCCATCAGCCCAGTCTATCTGCAACACACGAATAA
- a CDS encoding ATP-binding protein yields the protein MSPSLLSDIVGHRVPLRILQRALELNRIFPAYLFEGQDGIGKELVAFAFAQALLCESRGIHEQSNGTACGICSACARVRLREGVPLHPDLVLLERGLYDPAQIGRRTPEAKLISIEQIHSVVHSRLPFPPYEGQARVFIIRRADELSVSAANALLKVLEEPPLRTCFILLSTKAHSLLPTIRSRMQRIPFGVLSIAEISQILQRRDVNAEQADRIASLADGDAAHAWMIYKNELMAEQEHFVSKVFEAMQSSSPLEILILADTAKKDKTNLPLLLRVLALVLARREREGILKSCFAVGTYATLYERVLKALNQIQMNASPQLVMETLLIQMQHEWSKKN from the coding sequence GTGTCCCCCTCACTTCTTTCTGATATTGTTGGGCATCGTGTTCCGCTGCGTATCTTGCAGCGTGCTTTAGAGCTCAATCGCATCTTCCCGGCTTATCTGTTTGAAGGACAAGATGGGATAGGGAAGGAGCTTGTGGCCTTTGCTTTTGCTCAAGCGCTGCTCTGTGAATCCAGAGGAATACACGAACAGAGCAATGGCACTGCATGTGGAATTTGTTCAGCATGTGCGCGCGTTCGCTTACGTGAAGGGGTCCCTCTTCATCCTGACCTGGTATTGCTCGAGCGGGGACTGTATGACCCCGCTCAGATCGGTCGCCGTACCCCCGAAGCCAAGCTCATTTCTATTGAGCAAATCCATTCTGTTGTCCATTCTCGTCTCCCTTTCCCTCCTTATGAAGGGCAGGCTAGGGTGTTTATCATTCGGCGTGCGGATGAATTGAGCGTATCTGCTGCGAATGCGCTGCTCAAAGTTCTCGAGGAACCCCCGCTTCGCACCTGTTTTATTTTACTCAGCACAAAGGCTCACTCTCTTCTCCCTACGATTCGCTCTCGCATGCAACGAATTCCATTTGGAGTTCTCTCTATTGCTGAAATCTCGCAAATCCTGCAACGTAGGGATGTTAATGCGGAACAAGCGGATCGCATTGCTTCTCTGGCAGATGGAGATGCTGCACATGCTTGGATGATTTACAAGAATGAGCTCATGGCGGAGCAAGAGCATTTTGTCTCAAAAGTTTTTGAGGCAATGCAGTCTTCTTCTCCTCTTGAGATATTGATTCTTGCAGATACGGCGAAGAAGGATAAAACAAATTTGCCTCTTTTATTGCGAGTACTTGCTCTTGTTTTGGCACGAAGGGAACGTGAAGGAATACTCAAATCATGTTTTGCTGTGGGGACTTACGCAACCCTCTATGAGAGAGTCTTGAAGGCTCTTAATCAAATTCAGATGAACGCTTCTCCTCAGCTTGTTATGGAGACCTTGTTAATTCAGATGCAGCATGAGTGGTCAAAAAAGAACTGA